From a single Cytophagales bacterium WSM2-2 genomic region:
- the yyaP gene encoding hypothetical protein, protein MRKVILSVAVSLDGFIEGPQGEYDWCPPPFKKEMDAFMQSIDAIFFGRKSFELAGTSMFPGKKYYVFSNTMKTAKGKDIQIVNGDIVKFVHAIKKTEGKDIWLFGGASLTSTFINHELVDEMWLGVVPIVLGKGKPLFENIDGRKLFKTEEATVSKGYFSLRLKK, encoded by the coding sequence ATGAGAAAGGTAATCCTCAGTGTAGCCGTGAGCCTGGACGGTTTTATTGAAGGCCCACAAGGTGAGTACGACTGGTGTCCTCCTCCTTTCAAAAAGGAGATGGATGCTTTCATGCAAAGTATTGATGCAATATTCTTTGGGAGAAAAAGTTTTGAGCTTGCCGGAACCTCGATGTTTCCCGGAAAGAAATACTACGTTTTCTCAAATACCATGAAAACTGCAAAAGGTAAGGACATTCAAATTGTCAATGGCGATATAGTGAAGTTCGTTCATGCAATCAAAAAAACAGAAGGAAAAGATATTTGGCTTTTTGGCGGAGCCAGCCTCACCTCCACTTTCATCAATCACGAACTGGTTGATGAAATGTGGTTAGGTGTTGTACCGATCGTGCTAGGAAAGGGGAAGCCGCTATTTGAAAATATTGATGGCAGAAAGCTCTTCAAAACCGAAGAGGCCACTGTCTCGAAAGGATATTTTTCGTTAAGACTTAAAAAATAA